In Candidatus Bipolaricaulota bacterium, the following proteins share a genomic window:
- a CDS encoding selenocysteine protein — translation MHILAIFRDAVTITIFVFSMMVFVDWLNVRTRGGMTTALQGRKWREYVLASFLGATPGCLGAFMNVSLYVHGLISFGAIVGGMIATSGDESYVMLSLFPKQALILFGGLFLAGIVFGAISDWIANRIGIAPCEACRLQEVHPQELTPFRWETVRENLLRPSPVRIAFLALMA, via the coding sequence ATGCACATCCTCGCGATATTCCGCGATGCGGTGACGATAACGATATTCGTCTTCTCGATGATGGTGTTCGTCGATTGGCTGAACGTGCGCACCCGTGGCGGAATGACGACCGCCCTCCAGGGACGAAAGTGGCGGGAGTACGTCCTCGCCTCCTTCCTCGGTGCCACCCCGGGATGCCTGGGGGCGTTCATGAATGTCTCGCTGTACGTACACGGGCTGATCAGCTTCGGAGCGATCGTCGGAGGGATGATCGCCACCTCCGGTGACGAATCCTACGTGATGCTATCGCTGTTTCCGAAGCAGGCACTGATCCTGTTCGGAGGGTTGTTCCTCGCCGGGATCGTATTCGGAGCGATCTCTGATTGGATCGCCAACCGAATCGGGATCGCTCCGTGCGAGGCGTGCCGGCTGCAGGAGGTGCATCCCCAGGAGCTCACCCCGTTCAGGTGGGAGACCGTGCGGGAGAACCTCCTCCGGCCGAGCCCGGTTCGGATCGCGTTCCTCGCCCTGATGGC